The stretch of DNA CAGGTAGGGGTGTCTACATAATGTAATAATGTAGCGGGGGTATATTTGCTTAATGGTGGATAGGTTATAGTTAGAATATAGTTTGTTTTATCTCTTAATCGTTGACAATTCTTATAACATGACTTACAATACTTGATAACTGATAATTAGATTTTTGTAGGTTTATTTTGAAGAGAGGGGGCATGGGATTCTATCGTATTTTTTAGGGAGGTTAACCCATTCGTCTTCACCATATAGTCCGATTTGTGACATATCAATCGGTTTGAAGCCTAATTTAAGTGCTGGTGAGTCGGCCTTTAATCGGAAGTCCCCTTTTTGGGAATCCACAAATAGGGGGTCGGCTATGATACTGTTCTTATCAAAGCCTAATTCTTGCCATTGCTGTAAGGATTTGCCTTTAAAGGTAACTTCACCGATGGTGTTCCAATAACAGTTTTTATCCATTTGCCATTTATTGTTTGTCCAGTTGCTTCCTAATAGTTGATTGTTGTCATAGTAGACAATATTTCTCTCAAAGATAAAAGAGATGTGTTCTTCTTCTCTGCTTCTTATGATTTGTTCTCTTGCTGAGAGTGCAAAAATGTTGTTAATGACTTGGTTTTCTCGTCCGTAGTGTTGATGGAAATTTCCCGTAAGGGTGTGATGAACGACATTGTTTTCCAAGACGATGAAGGAACTCCCTTCGTCTGTATAGAGTCCCCAACCGCCGTATTGGTCCGGGTCACACATGATATCATGGATATGATTGTTCCTCAGTACTGTTTCTGGTGAAATGCCTAAGGTATAAATACCTCCCATGTCTGCTAATTGTGCTTTTCCGATATTATGAATGTGGTTGTATTCAATACTATTATGATGTGCGGAACTGGGAGCATAACCCCAGCACCAACCTATGGACATTCCTGAATAACGGAAATCACATATTTCATTGTGAGTTACCTTATTATAAGAACTTCTACCTATCCATACGCCTATTCCTGCCCGTAATAAGCGACCACCCTCATGGATAAAGCAGTTGTCGACGAGATTGTTTCCACATCCTTTTTCCCCTAATTTTTCATATAAATACAATTGCTTTTTATCGGCGGTTTCTGGTCCTGTGGTTTCATCTGTTTCCGCATTAGCGGTTTCCCCTATTTTTATTCCGCCTGCCCCCATATCATACAAGTGACACTGGCGAATAACATTGTCTTGTGAACCCTCACGCCACCAGAAGGCATAGTTGCTAACATGCTGAACTGTACATTTTTCAAAGATACAATTTCGTGCCCCTACGCCCTGGATGGCTCCTGAAATGGATACTTCTGCTTGCGGGTCGGAATGTCCTCGGTCTCCAACAGAAAAATTGGTATAGGCAAATTCAATTCCCTTAAAAATCATGTCCTTGACAAATTTCTGGTCACCAGGATTTCCCTCAAATAACAACAATTGTTCCAGAACAGGAACAATAACTTCCGCAGTATTCATATCTTCATCAGGGTAAGGTATATAGTAGAGACGGCCTTCTTGACGGTTCAAATACCATTCACCTTGAGTATCAAGTCCCTCAAAAAGGTGCTCAATATAAAACTTCTGGTTCTCAGAAAAAGTGACACCAAACCAAAAATTAGGGGGAACATTTAAATCCAAGCGTCTTTCATTGGTATCAATCGAACGAATAGGGAGCAATGGTACAGCCCATTTGCAGAAAATAACGCAGTAGCTATTGCTGATAGAATTCCAGGGTTGTATATCATCATTTTCTCCATAAAATACTTTTAAGGTGCCAGGTTGGTTTTCACCTTCGGGAATGTATTCATACTTTTTCGCAGTGAAGAAGTCCTTTTTAGATGGATAATCCCCAAATGGGTTTGTAGCATTAGGTGTTCGTGCAGGTTGCCTCCGTTGTCGATTGACCCAAACAGAACCCAGCGAAGATTTACTGTTTTTAAATTCTGGGACATCAGCAACCCACCATTTTTCTTCCTTTTTCCATCCTGAAATCTTTTTTCCACCCGAAATAATAGGTTTTTCTCCTTGATAGGATTCGAAAATGGTTGGTGCTTTTTCTTTTCCAGAGTGCTCTGGTGTAATCTGAATAGGTTCATTCAATAGATAACTACCACCTCTTAAAAAAACGTGTATCACCTTGTCGCCATTTTCAGAGTTTCGAATTCTCTTAACCTTATCAAGTACTGCTTGTATACTCCCTAAGGGACCATCCGTTTTAGATTCATTTACTTCAGGTATGCTTCCTGACCAAGCATCATTTCCTTGTGGTGACACAAACAGGCAAATCTCATTCTCACTGGCGACGCTTTGGGATTTAGCCAAGAATGGGATGAATAACAAACAAAGTAAAGAGATTAAGAGACGTTGATTCATAGCATACTCCTTTTGCGTTGAAATGGTACTTCATTATACATGAAAAGACAAATAGATATGAAAACTGAACTACCAAAGAGATGAACTTCTGAAATATTCAACCCCCTATTCGAATTCCGATGAGTTTTTTGAATGTACTATGTGTTTTTATGTGATTTGGAGTTAGAAAGGGAATGTATGGTTTGTTATACTTAATTGGTCTGGAATTAGCAAAATCATTTTTAAGAAGGTACATATGAAGAAAAAGTCTATCCATGTTTATTTTGTCATACTGGTTTTAAGTTTGTTTCTTTTCTCATGTGCACGGCATAGACATATTGCACCTTTACAGGTTCCAATTCGAGAAGAGGTTTCTAAGGGAGCATGGGGATTTCCACTTGCAAGTTCGTCATTTGTGGTTACTTCACCATTTGGCGAATCAAGGAGGCATAGAGGTAGACATTATAAACATCAAGGAATAGATATAAAGGCTGAAAAAAATACACCTGTATTGGCAACTCAAAAAGGTCAGGTAATTTTTGCAGGTAAATCAGGTGATTATGGTTTGCTAGTCTGCATCAAACATGATATGAATTGGGAATCTCGTTATGCTCATTTACGGAAAATCAATGTTAAACGAGGTCAATCGGTAAAGAAGGGACAGGTTATCGGTAAAGTGGGCAAAAGCGGAAATGCAACAGGTTATCATTTGCATTTTGAGTTACGGCGAAATAATGTTCCTGTTAATCCACAACCCTATCTTTCCTCGAGAAAATAGCTTTCTTGAAGACAGACTTCACCTTAACTATTTACAATGCAATATCTTTATCTTTAATCTTTTGTATACCTGAGCAAATTAAGTATTAATGGAAATTTATAAATTACCATACATTACTTGACACAAGGGAAGTGACCTGTGCTACCGCCTTGTAGTATCAACTATATTTAACACCCATTAAAAGTGAAAGGATGTATCTATCAAGTTCTTCATAGTCTCGCTCTGCTATGAGTTGTGCTACTAATTTTTTATCCATGGCTCTGACTTTTTCGACCAGTAGTTTAAACGTTGCCAGACTGTTCTTCAGATGTTTTGTATTGACTGCTTGTTTTTGAGTTCGCATTGTTTTGACATCCAAGCCAATCCATTCACCATTCCTACCATATCCATATTCTTCAAGGACTCTTACCTGATTAAAAGCACGGCGGAGGTTATATGAGCCAAAGGATTTATCCTGGTCGAATTTTAATCCACCCTGGTCGTTTAAGTGCACACTTCTTAATTTTCGATGAGCCAATGCATATGCCATATCATCGGCTGGGTCTAATCCAGCAAGGATAGAATGTGCAGTCTCAACAAGACAACAAACACGGTCTGGGTCGTTCGTTATGTATGCCAAGCCAATAGCATGTCCGATAGTGGGAATAATTGCACTATCAACTGGCTCATTAGGTTTTGGCTCAATTAAGATAATAACATTTTTATCATAAGCGAGCATTTCGTTAATAGCGTCTCTGATTTGTAGAACTGCAAGTCGAACATTCTTACTCTCACGAATATAGGTGCCTTCTCTCGCCAACCATAACACCATGTTATGTGTCCCTAAGATATTCATAATATCGATTGCCTTTTTCGTCCTTTCAATTGCATACTTCCGACATGCAGGGTCGTTGCTCGTATATGCACCATCAATAGTCTTGGGTGAAAACCATAAACGTGGTGCCACGAACTCCGCAACTAAACCTTCGTTGTCCAGCATCTTTTTAACTTTTTTTGCTTCCTTTTCTATTTCAGAACCTGTTTTATTGTCCAAATCGGGCACAGCATCATCATCATGAAATTGCATACCATCAAAGCCTAATTCCTTAGCGACTCGCATCTTCTTTGCAAGTGGTTCGGGTTTTCGTACTGGTGGACCAAACGGGTCTGCTCCTTCATCAATATTCCACGGACCGAAAGAAAAACGATAAACCGCTTGCATATTTTTTGACTCTGCATTTGTGTTGCTATTCTTTTTTGTTGCCATACTCTGTTCTCCTTAAATTTAAGTTTTTATATAACAAATAACTCTCCAAAGCAATTTGTGAATAAATAATAAATATTTATTCTTTTTTTGCATTGGTTTATTATATTCTTAACCACCCATTCCATTCCATTTTAACACAATTCTAACTTGAACAACCTACTTCGTTTTATTCAACACTTTTGCTTTAACAGTTCCTGAATGGGACAAAATATGAACTTAAAATGATGTAATTATGACAATTGCAAAATGAATTTGGATAGGAGCCTATATAAAATACTGCCCTCGTAATTTTTTTATCAATAAGAATTATTGCTACCCTTTAAACGTTTTTAATTTAATATGATTGAGCTGCAATGACGCGATATTTACAGGGTTTACCAGTTATCATACAGGGACCTTCTTCTTCGGGTGCATCAAATGGAATACAGCGTATGGTCGATTTGGTCTCTTCTTTTAATCGTTGTTCTACTTCGGGATTGGTATGGTCAAGAAATACCCGGAAGAAACCACCTTGTTCAATTCGTTCTTTATATTCATCATAAGAATCGACAGTAAATGTATTTGCTTCGGTTCTTTCTTTGGCTTTCTTGAAGAGGTTGTTTTGTATCTCTGTTAGGGTATTTTGCACGTGTTCTTTTAAATTATCAATACCCATAGTTATCTTTTCTGCATTGTCTCTTCTTACAAGGACTACTTGATGATTTTGCACATCACGGGGACCGATTTCGATTCGTAAAGGAACGCCTTTCAGTTCCCATTCATTGAATTTATAGCCAGGTTTATACTGGTCACGGTCATCAATTTTATAGAAAAGTGGGTCCCAATCGCTGGTGATATTTCGTGCAAACTCAGACACTTTTTGCTGTTCTTCCTCACTACGCCAGATGGGGACAATTACTACGGGCAGAGGTGCTAATTTGGGGGGAATAACCAGCCCCTGGTCATCCGAATGTGTCATTATCATTCCACCAATAAGCCGTGTTGATACGCCCCAACTGGTAGCGTATACATATTTTAATTCTTTGTCTTTATCCTGAAACTTTACATCGAAGGCTTTTGCAAAATTCTGTCCTAAGTTATGGGATGTCCCTGCTTGCAAGGCTTTCCCATCCTGCATAAGGGCTTCGATGCAATAGGTATGAATTGCACCTGCAAATTTTTCGGATTCTGTTTTTTTCCCCACAATTACGGGCATAGCCATATAATCTTCTGCAAACCGTTGGTATACTCGAATCATTCGCAAGGTTTCTTCTTCTGCTTCCTCGAAAGAAGCATGAGCGGTATGACCTTCCTGCCAGAGAAATTCTGTGGTACGGAGGAAGAGCCGTGTTCGCATTTCCCAGCGACATACATTTGCCCATTGATTGATGAGCAGAGGTAAATCGCGGTAAGAACTTATCCAATTCTTATAAGTAGCCCAGATAATTGTTTCTGAGGTTGGGCGAATTACCAATGGTTCCTCTAAAGGTTTTCCGCCTCCATGCGTCACTACCGCACATTCTGGAGCAAAACCTTCTACATGTTCCGCTTCTTTTTTTAGGAAACTTTCAGGAATGAGCATAGGAAAATAAGCATTGACATGTCCTGTCTCTTTGAACATACGGTCGAGATTCTTTTGAATATTTTCCCAGATACCATAACCATTAGGTCGGATAACCATACAACCCTTTACAGGACTATAATCCGCTAATTCTGCTTTTAATACAATGTCAATATACCACTGGGAATAATCTTCAGAGCGTTTGGTTATTCCTTTGCTCATTTCGTTGCATCCTTTCCTTGAATCGTTTTACTTGGTTAGAGTTATTGACTTGTTTTTCGGGGATAGGCTTTGTTCATCCGTTGGATAAGTTCCAGAGCATTTTTATGATAAGTAGTTCCTACGTCTGGACCTCCGGAATTTACCTCTCCATACTGACTTTTTCCATATACAAATGGAGGTTTTGTGTCCCATTGCGATTTTGGAAGCATATAACCGATTTCATCGTTAGCCAAACCAATCACGAAAGCCATCCTGGCTCCCTTTTCCATTTCCATCCGAAGAGGAGGGGTTTCAACGGGGGTAGTTAGGTTAAAATCATTTCCTGGTAGAGCTTCGATATTGCCCTGAACAATTTCTGGGTATAATTCACCTGGAACGGTAGTAATCATAACATCACCGATACGAACAACATTCACCTCGCTTTTTGATTTACCACCCCAGTAATATCCTTCATGAATAAGCCCTAACATAATTGCATATTTGAAATGTCCCCGCATGGGTGCAAGGTATGTTTTGGCAGACACAGCCAGTAGTGGATTTTCATTTTTCCATACATTCGGTCCGCGCAGTGCATTAATAGCAACAAGTGCAGTGTTATATCCTAAGGCTTCACCTTTTTCTAATGAAGATTCTTTATATACAGTGGTTCCAGAACGATCAGGGACTTCAACACCTAATTGTGTCATAAGGCCGCCAACCATTCCCTGAAAATATAAACACATACCACCAAAACCGGGTGCACCATTTGGTTCGGGAACACCATTTTCTAATCCTTCACGAAGTGTATGGCAGAAATCTGATGAAAGGTAGTTGTTTTCACTACCCGATGATTCGGGATGGTTCCCCCATGAAACAAAGGTTGCGATGGTTTCATCTGTGTTAGGTTTTGTAAAGCGGAATAAATACATATTCAGGTCTATCACTTCTGGTTTTCGTGAATCACGAATAAAACCTTCTGGACCTACCTGCACCTGTGTGCAATACATATCTGCGGGTTGTAAATTCTTAACTGCTTCTTCAATGGCTTCTTTTGCCATTTTTTGGATAAATTTCATGTGGCTATCATCGTAACCAAATCCTGGAATATCTAACCCTTTAATTCGTTTCCAGAAAGTCCAGATTTTCATGGTATCCACTACTTCATGGCAGTGGGTAGATGAAAAAAGGATATGGTCAACCTTTAAACTGGGGTCTATACTTTTGCGTATGGTTATGAAATCGTTATGGTATATACCAATAGCATCAAAACTTGCCATAACCAGCGT from Candidatus Hydrogenedens sp. encodes:
- a CDS encoding right-handed parallel beta-helix repeat-containing protein → MNQRLLISLLCLLFIPFLAKSQSVASENEICLFVSPQGNDAWSGSIPEVNESKTDGPLGSIQAVLDKVKRIRNSENGDKVIHVFLRGGSYLLNEPIQITPEHSGKEKAPTIFESYQGEKPIISGGKKISGWKKEEKWWVADVPEFKNSKSSLGSVWVNRQRRQPARTPNATNPFGDYPSKKDFFTAKKYEYIPEGENQPGTLKVFYGENDDIQPWNSISNSYCVIFCKWAVPLLPIRSIDTNERRLDLNVPPNFWFGVTFSENQKFYIEHLFEGLDTQGEWYLNRQEGRLYYIPYPDEDMNTAEVIVPVLEQLLLFEGNPGDQKFVKDMIFKGIEFAYTNFSVGDRGHSDPQAEVSISGAIQGVGARNCIFEKCTVQHVSNYAFWWREGSQDNVIRQCHLYDMGAGGIKIGETANAETDETTGPETADKKQLYLYEKLGEKGCGNNLVDNCFIHEGGRLLRAGIGVWIGRSSYNKVTHNEICDFRYSGMSIGWCWGYAPSSAHHNSIEYNHIHNIGKAQLADMGGIYTLGISPETVLRNNHIHDIMCDPDQYGGWGLYTDEGSSFIVLENNVVHHTLTGNFHQHYGRENQVINNIFALSAREQIIRSREEEHISFIFERNIVYYDNNQLLGSNWTNNKWQMDKNCYWNTIGEVTFKGKSLQQWQELGFDKNSIIADPLFVDSQKGDFRLKADSPALKLGFKPIDMSQIGLYGEDEWVNLPKKYDRIPCPLSSK
- a CDS encoding M23 family metallopeptidase — translated: MKKKSIHVYFVILVLSLFLFSCARHRHIAPLQVPIREEVSKGAWGFPLASSSFVVTSPFGESRRHRGRHYKHQGIDIKAEKNTPVLATQKGQVIFAGKSGDYGLLVCIKHDMNWESRYAHLRKINVKRGQSVKKGQVIGKVGKSGNATGYHLHFELRRNNVPVNPQPYLSSRK
- a CDS encoding TIM barrel protein — encoded protein: MATKKNSNTNAESKNMQAVYRFSFGPWNIDEGADPFGPPVRKPEPLAKKMRVAKELGFDGMQFHDDDAVPDLDNKTGSEIEKEAKKVKKMLDNEGLVAEFVAPRLWFSPKTIDGAYTSNDPACRKYAIERTKKAIDIMNILGTHNMVLWLAREGTYIRESKNVRLAVLQIRDAINEMLAYDKNVIILIEPKPNEPVDSAIIPTIGHAIGLAYITNDPDRVCCLVETAHSILAGLDPADDMAYALAHRKLRSVHLNDQGGLKFDQDKSFGSYNLRRAFNQVRVLEEYGYGRNGEWIGLDVKTMRTQKQAVNTKHLKNSLATFKLLVEKVRAMDKKLVAQLIAERDYEELDRYILSLLMGVKYS
- the proS gene encoding proline--tRNA ligase, translating into MSKGITKRSEDYSQWYIDIVLKAELADYSPVKGCMVIRPNGYGIWENIQKNLDRMFKETGHVNAYFPMLIPESFLKKEAEHVEGFAPECAVVTHGGGKPLEEPLVIRPTSETIIWATYKNWISSYRDLPLLINQWANVCRWEMRTRLFLRTTEFLWQEGHTAHASFEEAEEETLRMIRVYQRFAEDYMAMPVIVGKKTESEKFAGAIHTYCIEALMQDGKALQAGTSHNLGQNFAKAFDVKFQDKDKELKYVYATSWGVSTRLIGGMIMTHSDDQGLVIPPKLAPLPVVIVPIWRSEEEQQKVSEFARNITSDWDPLFYKIDDRDQYKPGYKFNEWELKGVPLRIEIGPRDVQNHQVVLVRRDNAEKITMGIDNLKEHVQNTLTEIQNNLFKKAKERTEANTFTVDSYDEYKERIEQGGFFRVFLDHTNPEVEQRLKEETKSTIRCIPFDAPEEEGPCMITGKPCKYRVIAAQSY